From one Lotus japonicus ecotype B-129 chromosome 3, LjGifu_v1.2 genomic stretch:
- the LOC130745154 gene encoding potassium channel KAT1-like — translation MDENSPMSIIDIMIEVWIIIDFIINIILVAYFDARTNLMVTDHMSIARRYVCNNWFGLICDALAFMYRFHFWGHRSIWGFIFKMIRLWRLFLLHSYFTRLEKDVKNNYFLIRIFKIICITLLALHCGGCISYAIADRHPDPKETWIGSKHADFKKSTLLVKYVTSLYWSTVTFNTTGFGDFSAKTFSEMVFIIVYLLFASGLSLYIGACIIELIVRNTIATMNFRDKVTEVSDFALRNHLPQDLQDLMWSHLSVEFESQNKKHQLVMSSLPRGIRTKIAVHLYLEVVKKSILFQNVPQVEDFLSSLVPEMEPEYFDRDEEVISVKECNSHIYILVSGDVKLTWDVAITQDPFDNDGADVVEILIPRQLPSTGQGFTFGEVGAMFKRGLIIARTLEISHFIKLSRKALVNAIEANPRAGPPIMQNLVDMTDRYRWLPDPFPDPTRTPHHILHGLCTGGCDCPACTKIREAFPVVDAPNQ, via the exons ATGGATGAAAACTCCCCCATGTCCATCATCGACATCATGATCGAAGTCTGGATCATCATTGATTTCATTATAAATATCATTTTGGTTGCATATTTTGATGCAAGAACTAACCTTATGGTTACTGATCACATGAGCATCGCTAGAAG GTATGTATGCAACAATTGGTTTGGATTAATTTGCGATGCTTTAGCGTTCATGTACCGCTTCCACTTCTGGGGTCATCGAAGCATCTGGGGCTTCATCTTTAAGATGATTCGATTGTGGCGTCTTTTCCTGCTCCATTCATATTTCACAAG ACTGGAAAAGGATGTGAAGAACAATTACTTTTTGATTAGGATCTTCAAAATTATTTGT ATTACCTTATTAGCTCTTCATTGTGGAGGCTGCATTAGCTATGCTATTGCTGATAGGCATCCAGATCCAAAAGAGACTTGGATTGGATCAAAACATGCTGACTTCAAGAAATCAACACTCTTGGTGAAGTATGTCACCTCACTGTATTGGTCTACAGTGACATTCAATACAACGGGTTTTGGGGATTTTTCAGCAAAAACCTTCTCAGAGATGGTTTTTATCATCGTGTATCTCCTCTTCGCAAGTGGACTTTCTCTTTACATTGGAGCTTGCATCATTGAACTAATAGTCCGCAACACAATTGCGACAATGAACTTC AGAGACAAAGTTACTGAAGTCTCAGATTTTGCATTGAGAAATCACCTGCCTCAAGATCTTCAAGATCTCATGTGGTCACATCTCAGTGTGGAGTTTGAGTCTCAAAATAAGAAGCATCAACTTGTGATGAGTAGCCTGCCTAGAGGAATTCGGACGAAAATTGCAGTGCATTTGTATTTAGAAGTTGTGAAGAAATCCATCCTCTTCCAGAATGTCCCACAAGTCGAAGACTTTCTTTCGTCACTG GTGCCAGAAATGGAACCAGAGTACTTTGACCGTGACGAAGAGGTTATATCAGTTAAGGAGTGTAATTCACACATCTATATACTTGTTTCTGGGGATGTG AAACTCACGTGGGATGTGGCTATTACTCAG GATCCCTTTGATAATGATGGAGCTGATGTTGTTGAGATTCTAATTCCTCGGCAGCTG CCGTCCACTGGTCAAGGATTTACGTTTGGAGAAGTTGGAGCTATGTTTAAGAGGGGGCTAATCATTGCTCGAACCTTGGAGATTTCTCACTTTATAAAACTGAGCAGGAAAGCACTCGTGAATGCCATAGAAGCGAATCCAAGGGCCGGACCACCGATCATGCAAAATCTCGTAGAT ATGACAGACAGATATCGATGGTTGCCTGATCCATTTCCAGATCCGACAAGAACTCCTCATCATATACTGCATGGATTATGCACTGGAGGGTGTGATTGCCCTGCATGTACCAAGATTCGTGAAGCATTTCCTGTTGTGGATGCACCGAATCAATAG
- the LOC130745155 gene encoding E3 ubiquitin-protein ligase RGLG3-like isoform X2 has translation MLLLAFALAACEERDLRRRGWADYEGGRRLSDVDQIRHPPPPSQPRLAVPCSQPPVVPRPPPLPQPRLPVRCSQPPVVPRPPPLPQPLFSPVEDEPSNPNQLDKNTLPEDDPANQMVCTICLTNGKDLAFGCGHMSCRDCGSRLSNCHICRQRITARVMLFTG, from the exons ATGTTGCTTCTTGCGTTTGCTCTCGCAGCCTGTGAAGAACGTGATCTAAGACGAAGAGGATGGGCTGATTATGAAGGCGGCCGAAGGCTATCAGATGTTGATCAAATTCGCCATCCTCCACCACCGTCACAGCCACGCCTTGCAGTTCCTTGTTCTCAGCCTCCTGTAGTGCCAcggccaccaccactgccacaaCCACGCCTTCCAGTTCGTTGTTCTCAGCCTCCTGTAGTGCCAcggccaccaccactgccacaaCCACTTTTTTCTCCTGTGGAAGATGAGCCATCAAACCCAAACCAACTG GACAAAAATACATTGCCAGAAGATGACCCAGCAAACCAAATG GTATGTACTATTTGTTTGACAAATGGAAAGGATTTAGCCTTTGGATGTGGTCACATG AGTTGCAGAGATTGTGGATCAAGGTTAAGCAATTGTCACATATGCCGTCAAAGGATCACCGCTCGTGTTATGTTGTTTACGGGCTGA
- the LOC130745155 gene encoding E3 ubiquitin-protein ligase RGLG3-like isoform X1: MQIPYPLIVIFWVVLSTGGMLLLAFALAACEERDLRRRGWADYEGGRRLSDVDQIRHPPPPSQPRLAVPCSQPPVVPRPPPLPQPRLPVRCSQPPVVPRPPPLPQPLFSPVEDEPSNPNQLDKNTLPEDDPANQMVCTICLTNGKDLAFGCGHMSCRDCGSRLSNCHICRQRITARVMLFTG; the protein is encoded by the exons ATGCAGATACCTTACCCATTAATAGTGATCTTTTGGGTCGTATTGTCTACGGGCGGTATGTTGCTTCTTGCGTTTGCTCTCGCAGCCTGTGAAGAACGTGATCTAAGACGAAGAGGATGGGCTGATTATGAAGGCGGCCGAAGGCTATCAGATGTTGATCAAATTCGCCATCCTCCACCACCGTCACAGCCACGCCTTGCAGTTCCTTGTTCTCAGCCTCCTGTAGTGCCAcggccaccaccactgccacaaCCACGCCTTCCAGTTCGTTGTTCTCAGCCTCCTGTAGTGCCAcggccaccaccactgccacaaCCACTTTTTTCTCCTGTGGAAGATGAGCCATCAAACCCAAACCAACTG GACAAAAATACATTGCCAGAAGATGACCCAGCAAACCAAATG GTATGTACTATTTGTTTGACAAATGGAAAGGATTTAGCCTTTGGATGTGGTCACATG AGTTGCAGAGATTGTGGATCAAGGTTAAGCAATTGTCACATATGCCGTCAAAGGATCACCGCTCGTGTTATGTTGTTTACGGGCTGA